In Labrus mixtus chromosome 11, fLabMix1.1, whole genome shotgun sequence, a single window of DNA contains:
- the isg20l2 gene encoding interferon-stimulated 20 kDa exonuclease-like 2, producing MHIDMTMSTRERHQGRENKQFKKKNFSKQRGRTERTDYKRRGRMSRHNHVQHQNGAPAQRPSFPASTNNKFNNSDAGSSAASAPSCSFKPSTSAHSKGIPPLMSRDSALHKPSVSACSLPPFTATVKNNGCHEKPKEREITSASTIAFSSVSGSRKQTKTAEGFPLKYVALDCEMVGSGPKGSINQLARCSMVNYDGDVIYDKFIKPSMPVTDYRTRWSGIRRCDLVNATPYAKARTEILRLLMGKVVIGHAIHNDFKVLSYCHPTAMTRDTSRIPLLNQKAGFSVGECASLKRLTKAIFNRDIQAGIMGHSSVEDAQATMELYKVVEAEWERELAFKSGRVTPRHKRTT from the exons ATGCATATAGACATGACGATGTCAACGAGGGAACGACATCAAGGGagggaaaacaaacagtttaagaAGAAAAACTTTTCAAAGCAAAGAGGTCGCACTGAGCGAACTGATTATAAACGCAGAGGGAGAATGTCCAGACATAACCACGTTCAGCATCAAAACGGAGCTCCAGCACAGCGTCCATCATTTCCTGCTTCTACCAACAACAAGTTCAATAATTCAGACGCTGGAAGCAGCGCGGCCAGTGCTCCATCGTGTAGCTTCAAACCTTCTACATCAGCACACAGTAAAGGAATCCCTCCCCTGATGAGTAGAGACAGCGCTCTACACAAGCCCTCAGTGTCAGCATGCAGCCTGCCTCCCTTCACCGCCACTGTCAAAAACAATGGCTGCCATGAAAAGCCGAAGGAGCGTGAGATCACATCAGCCTCCACCATCGCCTTCTCCTCGGTATCAGGCAGCCGTAAACAGACAAAGACGGCGGAGGGATTCCCCTTGAAGTACGTGGCTCTGGACTGTGAGATGGTGGGATCGGGACCAAAGGGGAGTATCAACCAGTTGGCTCGCTGCAGCATGGTGAACTATGACGGAGACGTAATTTACGATAAATTTATCAAACCCAGTATGCCGGTCACTGACTACCGCACACGGTGGAGCGGCATCCGACGCTGTGACCTCGTCAATGCCACACCCTACGCCAAGGCCAGGACGGAG ATATTAAGGCTGCTCATGGGGAAGGTGGTGATTGGCCACGCCATCCACAACGACTTCAAGGTCCTGAGTTACTGTCACCCCACCGCCATGACCAGAGACACGTCTCGAATCCCTCTGCTGAACCAGAAGGCCGGCTTCAGTGTGGGCGAGTGTGCCTCCCTGAAGAGACTCACCAAGGCCATCTTTAACAGAGACATTCAG GCTGGGATCATGGGTCACTCTTCTGTGGAGGATGCCCAAGCCACGATGGAGCTGTACAAGGTGGTGGAGGCCgagtgggagagagagctgGCCTTCAAATCCGGGAGAGTAACCCCCAGGCATAAAAGGACcacatga